Proteins from a genomic interval of Anaerohalosphaeraceae bacterium:
- a CDS encoding exopolysaccharide biosynthesis polyprenyl glycosylphosphotransferase, with translation MRRNWPVQIGLAVVNILGIHVCILLAFWLRYGNSIPEFNFSSYRAAYAPLTFLYLLSLAVEGVFQPRFRSYMEVLRYLFKGILLGTLLSVAFLYVFRSRWASFPTSVFVLFVPLAGVILFVLNSGILRAAGCIRKSVLIIGDEKSEVLLPSTSRIRKIHCESVDALIHQPEVDEVILCRRISDEKQFNLLVCLLLKSRVNVVFSPELYTEMMSVSGLPAQDIELLSAFLGRRSETEEFLMRLLDIVGSSALLLLLFPLMVLIGLLVKATSPGPVFYKQIRAGKNGVPFVLYKFRTMVNNAEAETGPVWATRNDARVTPLGRFLRQGRLDELPQLWNVLQGQMSLVGPRPERPHFLEEYPVLRGIRLAVRPGLTGLAQIRRDYDLKPHHKIRYDYLYIQRRSFLLNLYLMLKTVPVILRGRGV, from the coding sequence ATGCGCCGAAATTGGCCTGTTCAGATTGGTCTGGCAGTCGTAAATATTTTGGGAATTCACGTGTGTATTCTGCTGGCTTTTTGGCTGCGATACGGCAATTCGATTCCCGAGTTTAACTTTTCTTCTTATCGTGCAGCCTATGCACCGCTGACCTTTTTGTATCTGCTGTCCCTGGCAGTGGAAGGTGTTTTCCAGCCGCGTTTCCGTTCCTATATGGAGGTTCTCCGTTATTTGTTTAAAGGGATTCTGCTTGGAACGCTGCTGTCTGTAGCTTTTTTGTACGTATTTCGAAGCCGATGGGCCAGTTTTCCGACGAGTGTATTTGTTTTGTTTGTGCCTTTGGCGGGCGTGATCCTTTTTGTGTTGAACAGCGGAATCCTGCGGGCTGCCGGATGCATTCGAAAAAGCGTGCTGATTATCGGCGATGAAAAATCCGAGGTGTTGTTGCCCTCTACCAGCCGAATCCGAAAGATTCACTGCGAGTCTGTAGATGCGCTGATTCACCAGCCCGAAGTTGATGAGGTTATTCTGTGCAGGCGGATTTCAGATGAAAAGCAGTTCAATCTTTTGGTTTGTCTTCTGCTGAAATCACGCGTCAATGTGGTTTTCAGTCCTGAGCTGTACACAGAGATGATGTCTGTCAGCGGCTTGCCGGCCCAGGATATTGAGCTGCTCTCTGCCTTTCTGGGACGGCGGTCAGAGACGGAAGAATTCCTGATGCGGCTGCTGGATATTGTCGGGAGTTCGGCATTGCTGCTTCTGCTCTTTCCTCTGATGGTTCTCATCGGATTGCTGGTGAAGGCTACTTCGCCGGGACCGGTTTTTTACAAACAGATCCGAGCGGGGAAAAACGGCGTTCCTTTTGTTCTGTATAAGTTTCGAACCATGGTGAACAATGCAGAAGCCGAGACGGGCCCCGTTTGGGCTACACGAAATGATGCACGAGTTACGCCATTGGGCCGGTTTTTGAGACAAGGCCGTCTGGATGAGCTGCCTCAGTTGTGGAATGTGCTTCAGGGACAAATGAGTCTTGTGGGACCGCGTCCGGAACGCCCTCATTTCTTGGAGGAATATCCGGTTCTTCGAGGGATTCGTCTGGCTGTCCGGCCGGGGCTGACGGGACTGGCCCAGATACGAAGGGATTATGACCTCAAACCGCATCATAAAATCCGTTACGATTATCTGTATATTCAGCGGCGGTCATTTTTACTGAATTTGTATCTCATGCTTAAAACGGTTCCTGTGATTCTCAGGGGACGGGGTGTTTAA
- a CDS encoding glycosyltransferase family 2 protein gives MKFSIVTVCLNSEKTIADTLDSVAGQVWPDREHLIIDGGSVDQTAKVVQSRSQGRVRWFSEPDTGIYSAMNKGLARADGDVIAFLNSDDVYIDPNVLLKVADFFQKEKTDAVYGDLVYVNNAHPSRICRYWKAGLWQPGAFRKGWVIPHPTFFCRREVYEKLGGYREDFQIAGDFELLLRFVEIHRIRCVYLPQVLVKMRARGRAGRLKGIWRGNREILQSFRIHSLQPAPLFFLRKAALKLNQFFQRPSGGAHSGL, from the coding sequence ATGAAGTTTTCGATTGTTACAGTCTGTCTGAACAGTGAAAAAACAATTGCGGATACCCTGGACAGTGTGGCCGGTCAGGTCTGGCCGGATCGGGAACATTTGATTATTGACGGCGGTTCTGTGGATCAAACAGCGAAAGTGGTCCAGAGCCGAAGCCAAGGTAGAGTCCGGTGGTTTTCAGAGCCGGATACGGGAATTTATTCGGCGATGAATAAAGGTCTTGCGAGAGCCGATGGGGATGTGATTGCCTTTCTGAACAGTGATGATGTTTATATTGATCCAAATGTTTTATTAAAAGTTGCGGACTTTTTTCAGAAGGAAAAGACCGATGCCGTGTATGGGGATTTGGTGTATGTGAATAATGCCCACCCTTCCCGTATCTGTCGATATTGGAAGGCCGGTTTATGGCAGCCGGGGGCCTTCCGAAAAGGTTGGGTGATCCCGCATCCGACTTTTTTCTGCCGCAGGGAAGTCTATGAGAAATTGGGGGGATATCGGGAGGATTTTCAGATAGCGGGGGATTTTGAACTGCTTCTGCGGTTCGTTGAAATCCATCGGATTCGGTGTGTTTATCTGCCGCAGGTGCTGGTCAAGATGCGAGCGAGGGGAAGAGCGGGTCGGCTGAAGGGGATTTGGCGCGGCAATCGGGAAATTCTGCAATCCTTTCGGATTCATTCGCTCCAACCGGCTCCTCTGTTTTTTCTAAGGAAGGCGGCACTGAAATTGAACCAATTTTTTCAACGGCCTTCCGGAGGGGCGCATTCGGGATTGTAA
- a CDS encoding glycosyltransferase — translation MAELVRYGEDWEILAVLPKHCGYESIAKDSSVRVYWFAQDGNYLKRYFFDRFVLRQLGREFRPDAVFALGHLGYPSLGGIQLVRLADAHFVYPKSQWGPMSWKERFRYAFQKRQFAWTVRNAAVIYCQTQTMIQRLQSIYHPAGQIRLLPNVLGRESVRQTAESQLQIPPWTKGRFRMICLCRYYGHKNLEIFLPLYKTYRNQLRDTVLFLTIAPEQDPGAAQLLRRIERERLGSHIVNLGPIRQSEVGGYFAQCQALLFPTLLESFSATYLEAMYHGLPIITSGMDFAREICGDSALYCDPLSVDSIYQGIERLRKEPILAEQLKKAMSERFGILSRRTWKENAEQILEDVRELVHNVRDAE, via the coding sequence CTGGCTGAATTGGTGCGGTACGGGGAAGATTGGGAAATCCTGGCGGTTTTGCCGAAACACTGCGGCTATGAATCGATTGCAAAGGATTCTTCCGTCCGTGTTTACTGGTTTGCCCAAGACGGCAATTATCTGAAACGATATTTTTTTGATCGATTTGTTCTCCGGCAGCTGGGGAGGGAATTTCGCCCGGATGCCGTTTTTGCACTGGGACATCTTGGGTATCCGTCTTTGGGTGGGATTCAGCTGGTTCGTCTGGCGGATGCTCACTTTGTTTACCCCAAAAGCCAATGGGGGCCGATGAGCTGGAAGGAACGGTTTCGATATGCATTCCAGAAAAGGCAGTTTGCCTGGACCGTTCGGAATGCGGCGGTGATTTATTGCCAGACCCAAACGATGATTCAGCGGCTCCAAAGTATATATCATCCTGCCGGCCAGATTCGTTTGCTGCCGAATGTTCTTGGGAGGGAGTCTGTTCGTCAGACCGCGGAAAGCCAGCTGCAAATCCCCCCTTGGACGAAGGGGCGTTTTCGGATGATTTGTCTGTGCAGATATTATGGACACAAAAATCTGGAGATTTTTCTTCCGCTCTATAAGACCTATCGGAATCAGCTTAGGGATACCGTGCTGTTTTTGACTATTGCACCGGAACAGGACCCAGGAGCGGCCCAGTTGCTGCGGCGAATCGAACGGGAGAGACTTGGCAGCCACATTGTCAATCTGGGACCGATTCGTCAATCGGAGGTCGGCGGCTATTTTGCGCAGTGCCAGGCGCTTCTGTTTCCAACCCTTCTGGAATCTTTTTCAGCCACTTATCTGGAGGCGATGTATCATGGTCTTCCGATTATTACCAGCGGGATGGATTTTGCCCGGGAGATCTGCGGCGACAGCGCTTTGTATTGCGATCCACTGTCTGTTGATTCTATCTATCAAGGGATTGAACGGCTGCGGAAGGAACCGATTCTCGCCGAACAGCTCAAAAAGGCGATGTCCGAACGTTTTGGCATTTTGTCGAGACGAACCTGGAAAGAGAATGCTGAGCAGATTTTAGAGGATGTTCGGGAACTGGTGCACAATGTGCGAGACGCTGAATGA
- a CDS encoding glycosyltransferase family 4 protein, with product MSIARRFRILHVIDRLEGGGAQRQLKYLIDCSDTEQFAHGILFLAGDTDVPFFNRPVDCLRVDRGRKWELFSFGKRVYEAVMDYRPDLLHVWLPEVITIPAALAGRRLNIPIVSGQRRSLRGMPGLKGKFRDRLALIQHGLSHQIITNFPVLSEPLFFRFLYRRKKGFTIPNGIRLCRTQSSVPFPNFKKNNTFLLWYTGRIVPQKRAELLLEAFCVLRGEGLNLSLVVCGTDQMGLQQKWKDRLKKARLEEDVHFTGYRPDWHGGLEQADLFVLPSVSEGMPNVLFEAMLAGCCAAASAIPVIRYYLEHKKHAWLFAPDSLTSLKEAVRTLYSDETLRKRLANEGQKQASLFSLEKMTRSYEEAYRRLLKQ from the coding sequence ATGAGCATCGCACGGCGATTCAGGATACTTCATGTGATTGACCGTCTCGAGGGGGGCGGAGCCCAGCGTCAGCTGAAATATCTGATCGACTGTTCCGATACCGAGCAGTTTGCGCATGGAATTTTATTTCTGGCCGGGGATACGGATGTACCTTTCTTTAACAGACCGGTTGACTGTCTCAGAGTGGACCGCGGGCGGAAATGGGAACTTTTTTCCTTTGGCAAACGGGTGTATGAGGCCGTAATGGACTATCGTCCGGACTTGCTTCATGTATGGCTGCCGGAAGTGATTACGATTCCGGCGGCTCTGGCCGGACGGCGGCTGAACATTCCGATTGTAAGCGGCCAGCGGCGCTCCCTGCGCGGAATGCCGGGCCTGAAAGGCAAATTTCGCGATCGATTGGCCCTGATTCAGCATGGGCTTTCCCATCAGATCATTACCAACTTTCCTGTACTGAGTGAGCCTCTGTTTTTCCGATTTCTTTATCGGCGAAAAAAGGGATTCACGATTCCCAACGGGATTCGGTTATGTCGCACGCAGAGTTCCGTCCCCTTTCCGAATTTTAAAAAGAACAATACTTTTCTGCTGTGGTACACGGGTCGAATTGTGCCCCAGAAGCGTGCGGAATTGCTTCTGGAGGCCTTTTGCGTATTACGAGGGGAAGGACTGAATCTTTCCCTGGTTGTCTGCGGAACCGACCAAATGGGATTGCAGCAGAAGTGGAAGGACCGGTTGAAGAAGGCCCGACTCGAAGAAGATGTCCATTTTACCGGGTATCGTCCCGACTGGCACGGCGGTCTGGAACAGGCTGACTTGTTTGTTCTGCCGAGCGTATCAGAAGGGATGCCGAATGTACTGTTTGAGGCCATGCTGGCCGGCTGCTGTGCGGCAGCTTCCGCCATCCCGGTTATTCGCTATTATCTCGAGCACAAAAAGCATGCTTGGCTGTTTGCCCCGGATTCTCTGACTTCTCTGAAAGAAGCTGTAAGGACTTTGTATTCTGATGAAACTCTGCGCAAGAGATTGGCAAATGAGGGACAAAAACAGGCATCTTTGTTTTCTTTGGAAAAGATGACGCGCTCGTATGAAGAGGCTTATCGCCGCCTGCTGAAGCAATGA